A window of the Nitrosococcus wardiae genome harbors these coding sequences:
- the mutL gene encoding DNA mismatch repair endonuclease MutL — translation MTIRLLSPQVQQCIAAGEVVARPASVLKELMENALDAGAETVRVKVQEGGRRLIQVIDDGSGLAATDVPLAFERFATSKIVQVEDLAAVRSFGFRGEALGSIASVSRLRFLSRKKGTLLGTEARLESGRMLSLQEMGAPVGTRVEVWDLFYNTPARQKFLRSLRTEYGHILNAFTRFALAFPEKHFTLTMDGRELHVLPPATRVDRITTLLGQQAAAHLEEFHATGSWGRLGGFVIATETRVRSPLYLFVNCRPVRNVALYRAIRDGLQEAGSTVLLFLDIHPSQVDVNVHPAKAEVRFRDEQALYEQLRFALKQRTLPWQTQNERVAEEESAYGTSQGFRLLGQVENTFLVTLAEGQIYLLDQHAAEERVLYERLQQGKVQRRELVAPQVVTLSLEERAFVEDHREALESCGFIVEPLGPQALALRAIPDFLSPPQSGLIFSRLLPRVRSQREDFQQALSCLGAIKAGESLAPEAQERLLNAWIQTEHPHACAHNRPVYFRLSLDEVRRKVGRTGLSCEFDTPSG, via the coding sequence ATGACTATCCGCCTTCTTTCGCCCCAAGTCCAACAGTGCATCGCCGCAGGCGAGGTGGTGGCGCGCCCCGCCAGTGTGTTGAAAGAGCTCATGGAAAATGCCCTAGATGCAGGGGCTGAAACGGTGCGGGTCAAGGTGCAGGAGGGGGGGCGGCGTCTCATTCAGGTAATCGACGATGGTTCAGGCCTGGCAGCCACTGACGTACCCCTGGCTTTTGAACGTTTTGCCACCAGCAAAATCGTTCAAGTGGAAGATTTAGCAGCGGTGCGATCCTTTGGTTTTCGCGGTGAGGCCCTGGGGAGTATTGCCTCAGTGTCCCGGCTACGTTTTCTGAGCCGGAAAAAGGGAACATTGTTGGGCACTGAGGCGCGCTTGGAAAGCGGGCGGATGCTCTCTTTGCAGGAAATGGGGGCGCCGGTGGGAACACGGGTAGAAGTATGGGATCTATTTTATAATACCCCTGCCCGGCAAAAATTCCTCCGTAGTCTGCGGACCGAATACGGCCATATCCTCAACGCCTTTACCCGCTTTGCTTTGGCTTTTCCCGAGAAGCACTTTACGCTTACGATGGATGGCCGAGAGCTGCACGTCCTGCCTCCGGCTACTCGGGTAGACCGGATCACGACGCTATTGGGTCAACAGGCCGCTGCCCACCTAGAGGAATTCCATGCCACAGGTTCCTGGGGGCGGCTAGGGGGCTTTGTGATCGCTACTGAAACCCGGGTGCGAAGTCCCCTTTATCTCTTTGTTAACTGCCGCCCGGTGCGTAATGTCGCCCTTTATCGTGCTATTCGGGATGGACTTCAGGAAGCGGGCAGCACCGTACTCTTGTTTCTTGACATTCATCCTTCCCAAGTAGATGTCAACGTGCATCCGGCCAAAGCTGAGGTGCGCTTCCGTGATGAGCAAGCCCTTTATGAACAGCTTCGATTCGCCCTCAAGCAACGAACTTTACCGTGGCAAACACAAAATGAACGGGTGGCGGAAGAGGAATCAGCCTATGGAACATCCCAGGGCTTTCGTCTCTTGGGGCAGGTGGAGAATACTTTTCTGGTCACCCTGGCCGAAGGCCAGATCTACCTTTTGGATCAGCATGCAGCCGAAGAACGGGTTCTTTATGAACGGCTGCAACAGGGAAAAGTTCAACGCCGTGAGCTGGTTGCCCCCCAGGTGGTCACCCTTTCTCTGGAAGAACGAGCCTTTGTAGAGGACCACCGGGAAGCCCTTGAGTCCTGTGGATTTATCGTCGAGCCTCTAGGTCCCCAAGCCTTGGCCCTGCGGGCTATTCCTGATTTTCTTTCGCCCCCCCAATCGGGCCTTATTTTCTCTCGCCTTTTACCCCGGGTGCGCAGTCAGAGGGAAGATTTCCAGCAAGCCTTATCCTGTCTGGGGGCCATTAAGGCCGGAGAATCTCTTGCTCCTGAAGCTCAGGAGCGGTTGCTGAATGCCTGGATCCAGACCGAACATCCCCATGCCTGTGCCCATAATCGGCCCGTGTATTTTCGCCTTTCCTTAGATGAAGTTCGGCGCAAAGTAGGCAGGACGGGCTTGAGCTGCGAGTTCGACACCCCTTCCGGATAA
- a CDS encoding DUF4242 domain-containing protein, producing the protein MNTYMIRRRSAWKTPQELEEAASRSKQVGNEEMPDQVRWIRSYVVEEEDGQLGTVCIYQATDPEAIREHAKRASLQADEITPIAETVVVREDPA; encoded by the coding sequence ATGAATACCTATATGATCCGTCGCCGAAGCGCCTGGAAGACGCCCCAGGAACTAGAAGAAGCAGCTAGCCGCTCAAAGCAAGTTGGGAATGAAGAAATGCCCGACCAGGTGCGCTGGATCCGATCCTATGTGGTAGAGGAAGAGGATGGTCAGCTCGGTACGGTATGTATCTATCAGGCCACCGACCCTGAAGCGATCCGGGAGCATGCCAAGCGTGCTAGCTTGCAGGCCGATGAAATTACCCCTATTGCTGAGACCGTAGTGGTCCGGGAAGATCCAGCATAA
- a CDS encoding MBL fold metallo-hydrolase: protein MITIHHLNCGTMCPFGGRFIDGFSWGLTAKLVCHCLVIETNVGLVLVDTGFGLQDIRVTHHRLDRIFLKLIGIQLQEEQTALRQIEKLGFKRQDVRHIILTHLDFDHAGGITDFPEAQIHVLGSELEAARHPHNFLARQRYRSQQWSLEKNWVTYSFSGEKWFGFESVRNLKSLPPEILLVPLAGHTRGHTGVAIKAKDGWVLHAGDAYFFRGEMDPEKYHCTFGLRLFQRIMEVDRKLRLENQERLRQLIHDRQEVQIFSAHDAIELEKLKL from the coding sequence GTGATTACTATTCATCACCTTAATTGCGGGACAATGTGCCCCTTTGGGGGCCGTTTCATTGATGGCTTTAGCTGGGGGTTGACGGCAAAATTAGTTTGCCACTGCTTAGTCATTGAGACTAATGTGGGTCTCGTGCTTGTTGATACCGGTTTTGGCCTTCAAGACATCAGGGTAACTCATCATCGGTTAGATCGAATCTTTTTAAAACTCATTGGGATTCAACTCCAAGAGGAGCAGACAGCTTTACGCCAGATTGAAAAACTCGGCTTTAAGCGCCAGGACGTACGGCATATTATTTTGACTCACTTGGATTTTGACCACGCTGGAGGCATCACAGATTTTCCTGAAGCCCAAATTCATGTGCTGGGTTCAGAGCTTGAAGCTGCCCGCCACCCTCATAATTTCCTGGCTAGGCAGCGGTATCGTTCTCAACAGTGGAGCTTAGAAAAAAACTGGGTTACTTATTCTTTCAGTGGAGAAAAATGGTTTGGCTTTGAGAGTGTGAGAAACCTTAAATCTCTTCCTCCTGAAATTCTGCTTGTTCCTCTTGCAGGACATACGAGGGGACATACGGGAGTGGCTATCAAAGCCAAAGATGGGTGGGTATTACATGCTGGAGATGCTTACTTTTTTAGAGGTGAGATGGACCCCGAAAAGTACCACTGTACGTTTGGGCTTCGCCTTTTTCAGAGAATAATGGAAGTCGATAGAAAATTACGTTTGGAAAATCAAGAACGTCTTCGTCAATTAATTCATGATCGCCAAGAAGTTCAGATTTTTTCTGCTCAC